TCACTGACATTGATAATATTAAAATTGCTATAATCAGTGGCCTGAAAAATTTTTTATATTTTCTAATATCTTTCATATTTTTCACCTCTTAATTATTTTCTATATTACCGTCTTTTACCAGCACAACCCGGTCTGCGTATGCTGCAACCTCCGGGTCGTGCGTGATCATAATAATGGTCCGACCCTGATCGCGAAGGTCGGTAAATATTTTCATAATATCAATGCTGGTCTTTGAATCCAGGTTTCCGGTCGGTTCGTCTGCAAGGATCAAAGACGGATCATTGATCAGGGAGCGGGCAATGGCCACTCTCTGGCTCTGGCCGCCTGATAGTTCGTTGATTTTGTGGTCCATGCGATCATCAAGGCCCACAAGTTCCACAGGGATTTCCACATAAATTAATCTCTCCCAATTTTTATTCCCCTTAGTCAGAAATCGCATTATATTGGCCCATATTCATTTCCTATATGTAACTACTTTTTTGACACATGCCTTTAATTCCCGATTCAAACATATAGCTTATCAGATGTGTTTTCCATCAAAACACTCATCG
This portion of the Methanosarcinales archaeon genome encodes:
- a CDS encoding ATP-binding cassette domain-containing protein, translating into MRFLTKGNKNWERLIYVEIPVELVGLDDRMDHKINELSGGQSQRVAIARSLINDPSLILADEPTGNLDSKTSIDIMKIFTDLRDQGRTIIMITHDPEVAAYADRVVLVKDGNIENN